TCTATAATACAGCTAAGCTTTAAGAATCAATAAAATACCAATATGGAAAAatacttcattattttaatgcttatttttaaaaggataagcTAAGAGcaccaatttatttttatctgaacAATCACATATATTCCTATATTAAACAAAgtattaactttatttcttttccagtaGAACTCGagtttttatagtttaaaatctAATATTTTCTCCATCAGAATTCAAAGTGACAAAAAGGGGAGGACTTACCTTCTTTTGGAGGCTTTTCTAATTTGCACCATGGCACCAGATACGTAATCTCACTCTCTTGTTTATCAATAAGAGCCAAATTTGGAATGAGGTATTGTTCTTGCCATTCCTTATCTTTGGCCAATGCTTTCCGAACTTCAGTTCGATGAGCAAAATTATCTacggggaaaaaaaggagaaagaaaaacaaaaattactgaTTTAAATCACCTCTGCTGTTTCTGGGTTTCATTCAGTTCACCAAGTGTTCATTAAAGCTACATAAGGATACTGTATTATCACTTGAGATGCATATAGATGTGGCATTTGTCCCCAAGGTGCTTATGGTCTGGGAGTAGAAATGTAAACAACTAATGATAATATCATACATTGGGCTTAGCCTCTTACTGCTTAGTAGGTATTTGTGTGACTTAGGTTATTAAATCTTTCTGTGCCTGTGTTTtactctgtaaaatagggataatgattTGGATCTCCCTCTAGGGgtaagattaaatgaattagtacGTGAAAGGACCTTACAACAGCGTTTGGTACCGAGTCAGAACTCAATATACATTAACTGTTCTTATTAATTTAATGAGGCATTTAAATTATAGTGGTAGATTCGAAAAAGAGTATATTtctgtgatggtggtggtggtggtaatgggTATTAGGTCAAGATACACCTTGAATTAAATTTAACATAAATGAAATTAAGATGTATTTTGATAGCTGCTGCTTTGAATCAACAGCTTCCAAAGAAATAGTGCTGATCTTCTGTCATCCATCCTTTTTACTCAGTGCCATTATATGGGCCTAGTACTATATTTACCTAACAAAGCCTCATAAGACTAATGGTAAAAGTAATTTTCTATGGTTTATGCTGTGGATAAGGAATAACATCTATCTTAGAGCTTAAGTAAGTATTATCAGGACTTTACtagttgttgttgcttttttttaatgggacaCAATTCAACTGGTGGTACATTAAAGCATAAATTTTTAATGGGGTTTGTTTTACAATTGGGAAAACCCCTAAACTATGGCCATATTTAGGAAGAACACTTTTcatatgaaagtattttatgACCATTAACTTTGGACACTAATAACCAAAATACTAAATGAAATTACTAAAAGTTTTTGGATATCATGATGTACTAGTGGAGTTCAGAAAGATTAGGCAATGGAGTAACAAACATTCCGGGGTTTCCAGTAACCATACTCCTTCCTCTATTAGACCAGGGGTAGATCAGCTTCAGTATGGGAAGAACTCTCTCtaattccttttcctttaccTCCATAGAGGAGTATAAGGACAGTAAATTTCTTGAAACTCTGGGgtgcagaaataaaacaaaagggtcTGAAACATAGCGATTTATTATATCTTACAGATGAGTGAGGGCTTCAAAGTTTCCTATTAACTTCTATTTCCCTAAAGCCCCTAGACATTTGAATGATTTCTGTTAAAACACTATCCAGCTATagcttcaataataataataaaagcaatccTACTTTCCTTTTATGATCTCAACTGCTTGGGTTCTTGCAGTCATTGCTGTAAATTTTTCATAAACCATCTTTACAATAAGCTATTCTTAACTTTTCCTAAGAATTAAAGTGTGGTTCATAATTTAATGACTTGAAATCTGAGATGCCATTTTCTCAATATCACATTCCCATATGCTATTAAAAGGTTCTAGCAGTGGGCTATTGGAGGTATACCAGTGGGAGGTGAaatcactgaatttattttttggtacTGCTATTTATAAGTTTTACTTCACCTGTATGTATTTACGGTACTACAGATCCAAGAACTAAGTCTCATGTAACATCTAACAGAATGAAAATCTGTACTGAATACTTAAGCTGATGACTCATACCATACTTCCAAATATGAAACACTTTATTCATTGTTCCTCCAAATTCTACACTCCAGTATCCAACCAGTTCAGAGTGAGCTGTCCGAAGATGAatgtttttcttagtattttccaGGAACTGATTCATCTTTGAGGGCTTAAGATAATAGGTACGAAATTCATAGAATGTTCCATCGTATTGTCTGGGGCCTGTAGCAAGAGATGAGCAAAcctgaagaaaaataaggcaaactTAAATAAATTGGGAAGGTAGGGTTTATAATATTGTATTACAACCAAACCTAAGTCTGGAAACAAGGGACACTCAGTAGACACAATCTACACTCCTGTTGTCCTCTCTCCATAGACTTGTTTAGAGAAGTTATCAgtaaagaaaacaacttttaagaaaaaatataatttattgtcaaattggtttctatacaagaAAACTACTATTAAGTATTCCAAATATATAGCTACTATTTCCTTTACCTCTAGGTACTTTTTCATGAGAATTTTCTCCTAAGAAGCCCCTGGGGCAATTTCTTTACCCCCAAACTACAACTAGGATCCTGGTAAGTTTTGCAAATAGTTTATTATCCCTTATTTAGCAAATACTCCATCTTTAGTCAATAGTATATGTATGTGTTAGAGttacacatttaaaacaattttataaaatatacaggTATTTTGACTGGCACAATGGGAATGTATTTACTagcagaaaattcattttttttaggttcttaaaacaatggaaatttctGGTCAGGTCAAAGTATTTCCTAAATCCAATGAAGTAAACCACTGGTCCAAAAATAGGGCAGGAATTTAATTGTATTAGGAAACTATGAGCTATTCAATTACATTGTAATATAGTGATAGAATGTGTAAAtgctagaaaaaggaaaaaaaattgatgagtCACAATTATGTGAGTCCTTATGTTTTTAGTTTCAGATGCAATCTGAAGAAGGTTATTTAACCCACCCAGTTATACTATGTTGTTGGAAATACTTTTTAAGAGCCATTGATTCCTTTTGTAATATTCATATACTATGTAAATTTCTGATTTGGTTCTCTGAGTGAACCAAACTTTCAGTGGGAAATGCTTTGCCAGAAATTATCCCTGTgtataggtatgtgtgtatatgtatacatacacacacacacacacacacacacacacaaatttatgcATATTAACACAGATATACAGAATTCCAGTTTACAAATCCATCTTACCTAAGTTTGGTTAGCATGTGCATATTTCCTGAAGCTGATTATACCAGAATAATCTATCACAACAGTTTTGATACGTACAAAGCTGTGGCTGAATTTTGGGCTTATGCTGACCAGCTGGTACAACAATCAAAAGCAGGAGGCTTCTTGCTccgacatgtgtgtgtgtgtgtgtgtgtgtgtgtgtgtgtatatatatatatatatacacacacacacacatatatatatacacacacatatatatatacacacacacatatatatacaaacatatatatacacacacacacatatatgtaaatgtatatgtacacacatatatatatgtgtatatgtaagtTTTACTTCACCTGTATTTATGGTAatacagatatgtatatatgtatacatatttgtataattgtatacaaatatatttgtatacaaatatGGGTACaaagcatatgtatatgtatacaaagcacatatatgtatatatatttacaaaacacaaTAGTGTTATGTATTTTGCTGCTGTATTGTGTATAAGGCTGAATTGAGCTCATCCCATTCATGTCTATGATGAGTTATAATCTTATTGTCTGACTGGGATGCCATCAAAAACAATTGCAGTTGCCCCTATGTTTAGCTGACATTCTTTTTGTCCCATTTTACCACTCTAATAACAAAATACTATGCAAATGAAAACTGCCTAAtatttatcacttaaaaatataaataaaatataaatatatcaaaatgggTCAATGGGGTACTTGTGACAATTGCTTTTAAGTTGTTTTTCAGGGAATTTGTATGCGTAGAACAAAATAAGTGATCACAGGcacatatttttattgtcttttgcaAAAAAGTACAATAGGAAAGCTCAGGGAGAAGTTAACAGCAATGAAGCAATGAGAGGGGTGTGTATGGGAAGGGGTGAGGTGATTTTTGTTGAGGGACACTAGAACAGTATAACCAGAACACAAGGCCACTATGCTAAGGAAGGAAACATGAGTGCTCTAGGCTCCCTTGTGTCCAAATAAGGGCTCATTTTCAGCAGCACTGATTTCCAATTCACTTAGAACAATTGGTcgacatctaaaaaaaaaaaatcacagtccaGAATAAAGTTGTAAGGAATAACTAACTGTTGGCCCTGCCCCAGAAGAGTGAGAATCAGGTTAAAGACTATTGCTAATCTTAGGTGGATGGGCCATTATTGGTTCCTCTTCAGCCTTCACCAGGAAGTCAGTCTCTAGAGTAGGTTAATCCCCATCCCATCCTACTCCTTTGAGAAAGGAGtacaaatttaaatatcaaaaggaaaaaaaaatctgcagattGACAGAATAGGCCAGTTCCCGACAGTTAAGGCTGAATCACCAAAATCTATTGTGCATGTTTCTCATCCAATGTTACGACGTTTGTTCTGAGGTTCCTCGCCCTGCCTGCCTTGGACACCACCCACACGACACAGTGGGAGGCTGGGCTGGATGCTCCACCACCCGCACCCTGGGCCTCCTTTTCAAGTTCTCCTCAAAACGCTCGTTAAGTTGTGTACATTTCGAAGAGGCCAATTCTAACACCAGCCACAGGTTGACCTATTTCTCCTCTACCTTCTGTCTGGAGGGGGCGGTGGCTTgtcaaacaacaaataaataggaAAGGCTCGATCAGCAAGCACCAGGCACGGGCCCCAACGTGGGGAACGCAGGGGGCTGGGCAGCAAAAATGCAGCAGCCAGAGCTTCAGGAGTGTCCTCAGCACTTAGGCCAGAAAAACCCTGTTCTTGGCTGCTCACGAGTTGGCCTGTAGACCACACTGGCCAGCGGACCTTCCCAGAGCCGCGCCCCCTTCCTCTCGCGCGTCCTGGGATACCCCGCCTCCGGGGTCTGGAACTGGCACCAGAACTTCCGCGGCAGCACCACGCTTTCAATCTGCATAGAGAACCAGCTGGGCGCATGCGCAGCACTCGCAAGTCTGGTCACGGGAGCGCTTGCGCGGGACCTCGAGCTCCTCGCTGacgtccctcccctcccccaaggcacGGCTTGGGCACGTCTCCGCGGCCGGTACCTGAGGCGCGAGCGTCCGCGCAGCCAGAGCTCTAGTCAGGCCGCTTCGGAGGACGAGCATGGCGCGGCTGCGAGCGCTGGGAGGGCCAGCCAGCCAGTATTCTGTCTTCGGTTCCTCCTGGTAGGGCTAACCCGCCTGGAAAAGAGCAGCGACCGAGCTACTGGCGGACGCAGGCTGGGGCGGGACTCCGCGGCTGCAGCTCCGCCTCTGGTGCCGGGAGGCGCGGCGGCACCGCCCGGTTGGCTGGCGTCGTCCGTGGGCGTCACGTTCGGGCCCCTGCCCCCTCCGGCCCAACGTTTGTTTCCTCAGACGTTCTCACCCAAACGTCAGAGGGGCCTTAGGATTAGCTGGACGCGGAGAGCGTCCCTGTGCCGCCTTTCTGAGCCCATCAGCTAGTCTCCACGCGCGGTTGCGCACAGTTCTTAAAGTTCGTGCGCAGAATGTGAGTGTGTTTGTCCTTTGAGAAGGAAGTATGATGCGTGCATATTATAATGCTGTGCGTTGAAAATCGTGGAGGTTTTTGTCCTTGTTCATTTTTAGTCAGGGTGACTTAAACGTCAAGAGCAGGGAGGCTTCA
This DNA window, taken from Acinonyx jubatus isolate Ajub_Pintada_27869175 chromosome D4, VMU_Ajub_asm_v1.0, whole genome shotgun sequence, encodes the following:
- the LOC106979365 gene encoding protein NipSnap homolog 3A, producing the protein MLVLRSGLTRALAARTLAPQVCSSLATGPRQYDGTFYEFRTYYLKPSKMNQFLENTKKNIHLRTAHSELVGYWSVEFGGTMNKVFHIWKYDNFAHRTEVRKALAKDKEWQEQYLIPNLALIDKQESEITYLVPWCKLEKPPKEGVYELATFQMKPGGPALWGDPFKRAVHTHVNRGYTKLVGVFHAEYGVLNRVHVLWWNESADSRAAGRHQSHEDPRVVAAVRESVNFLESQQNMLLIPTSFSPLK